The proteins below come from a single Blattabacterium cuenoti genomic window:
- the murD gene encoding UDP-N-acetylmuramoyl-L-alanine--D-glutamate ligase: MNKLIVVLGGGESGIGAALLAKRNKCNIFVSDSGQISNKYKNILKNNNIPFEENGHTEKFIIEKSYKVIKSPGIPRNIRLINNIISSGIPILSELEFGKNYIDSCIPIIGITGSNGKTTTSSITYKILKKNQFNVGLAGNIGYSFCKDILQKKNMYILEVSSFQLDDIFNFRFNISVLLNITRDHLDRYNNMENYINSKFSITNLQEKDDFFIYNYDDPMIQLGLKKNSIISKCIPFSIKKKLNFGAYLDNKNIYLKFYKEKSHIIYPYNKNIFLLKYYNIYNIMATLIISKLLNVNNDIISSILEKLNSIEHRMEEIPYKVNGVKFINDSKSTNVHSALFALKIIKSPIIWILGGIDKGNDYGKLINLVKKKVKIIICLGINNSKIINFFKKFVKTILETDNMKEAVSVSYKLSIPGDIVLLSPACSSLDIFKNYEERGNKFKKEIENLYYSI; the protein is encoded by the coding sequence ATGAATAAATTAATAGTTGTCCTAGGAGGAGGAGAAAGTGGAATAGGAGCAGCTTTATTAGCTAAAAGGAATAAATGTAATATATTTGTATCTGATTCTGGTCAAATATCCAATAAATATAAAAATATTTTAAAAAATAATAATATTCCATTTGAAGAGAATGGACATACAGAAAAATTTATTATTGAAAAATCATATAAAGTTATTAAAAGTCCTGGGATTCCTAGGAATATTAGATTAATAAATAATATTATTTCATCAGGAATTCCAATTTTATCTGAATTAGAATTTGGAAAAAATTATATAGATAGTTGTATTCCTATTATAGGAATTACTGGAAGTAATGGAAAAACTACTACAAGTTCTATTACTTACAAAATTCTTAAGAAGAATCAATTCAATGTTGGTCTAGCAGGAAACATAGGATATAGTTTTTGTAAAGATATTTTACAAAAAAAAAATATGTATATATTAGAAGTTAGCAGTTTTCAACTAGATGATATTTTTAATTTTCGTTTTAATATTTCTGTTTTATTGAATATTACAAGAGATCATCTAGATAGATATAATAATATGGAAAATTATATAAATTCTAAATTTAGCATAACTAATCTTCAAGAAAAAGATGACTTTTTTATATATAATTACGATGATCCTATGATTCAATTAGGATTAAAAAAAAATTCCATTATATCAAAATGTATCCCATTTTCTATAAAAAAAAAATTAAACTTTGGTGCTTATTTAGACAATAAGAACATTTATTTAAAATTTTATAAAGAAAAATCTCATATAATATACCCTTATAATAAAAATATTTTTTTACTAAAGTATTATAATATATATAATATTATGGCAACGTTAATAATATCTAAATTATTAAATGTAAATAATGATATAATTTCTTCTATATTAGAAAAATTAAACTCAATAGAACACAGAATGGAAGAAATCCCTTACAAAGTAAATGGAGTAAAATTTATTAATGATTCTAAATCTACTAATGTGCATTCTGCATTATTTGCATTAAAAATTATTAAATCTCCTATTATATGGATATTAGGAGGAATAGATAAAGGAAATGATTATGGAAAATTGATTAATTTAGTTAAAAAAAAAGTAAAAATTATCATTTGTTTGGGAATAAATAATTCAAAAATTATAAATTTTTTTAAGAAATTTGTTAAAACTATTTTAGAAACAGATAACATGAAAGAAGCAGTATCTGTTTCTTATAAATTATCCATTCCAGGAGATATTGTTTTATTGTCGCCCGCCTGTTCTAGTTTAGATATTTTCAAAAATTATGAAGAAAGAGGGAATAAATTTAAAAAAGAAATAGAAAATCTTTATTATTCTATATAA
- a CDS encoding FtsW/RodA/SpoVE family cell cycle protein — protein sequence MKKIEYFFSKYLKGDKYLLALISLLTIFSFLPVYSASSNLIFSKKSNINILSIFYFLFKHISFLILGFFILIIIQFINYKYFYKISVFLLPVVFILLIITMNQGVKIHGINAARWLHVPILNISFQTSNIASLVLFVYCSGFLSKKKNQKITFTNSFFPLLLPILSIIGLIFPNNGSTAIIMFISISIILFIGGYPVINTMRFFLLGLISSIIYIFFTIKWDNHHSFQRVFTWKNRIIEYLIHEENTQIIQSKVAIILGNKLGRGPGKSILKTFLPQSYSDFIYSIIVEEYGIFGGLLLLFIYLLLLFRMMIIATKLKNYFCTLLVFSVGLPIINQALINMGIAVGIFPITGQTLPLISAGGTSILMSFLSFGIILNVSRKIYE from the coding sequence ATGAAGAAAATAGAATATTTTTTTAGTAAGTATCTAAAAGGAGATAAATACTTATTAGCATTGATATCGTTATTAACGATATTTTCATTTTTACCAGTGTATTCTGCAAGTAGTAATTTAATTTTTTCAAAAAAAAGTAATATAAATATTTTATCTATTTTTTATTTTTTATTCAAACATATATCTTTTTTGATATTAGGTTTTTTTATTCTTATAATTATTCAATTTATCAATTATAAATACTTTTATAAAATTTCTGTTTTTTTATTACCAGTAGTATTTATTTTATTGATTATTACAATGAATCAAGGAGTAAAAATACATGGAATAAATGCAGCTAGATGGTTACATGTCCCTATTCTAAATATATCTTTCCAAACTTCTAATATTGCCAGTTTGGTACTTTTTGTGTATTGTTCTGGTTTCTTATCTAAGAAGAAAAATCAGAAAATTACTTTTACGAATTCTTTTTTTCCTCTTTTATTGCCTATACTTTCTATTATAGGGTTAATTTTTCCTAATAATGGATCTACAGCTATTATAATGTTTATTTCTATTTCAATCATATTATTTATAGGTGGATATCCGGTTATAAATACTATGAGATTTTTTTTATTAGGATTGATATCATCCATTATATATATTTTTTTTACTATTAAATGGGATAATCATCATTCTTTTCAGAGAGTTTTTACATGGAAAAATCGAATAATAGAATATCTTATACATGAAGAAAATACTCAAATCATTCAATCAAAAGTAGCTATTATCCTAGGTAATAAATTAGGGCGAGGACCCGGTAAAAGTATATTAAAAACTTTTCTTCCACAATCTTATTCAGATTTTATTTATTCCATTATAGTAGAAGAATATGGTATTTTTGGTGGATTATTACTATTATTTATCTATTTACTTCTATTATTTAGAATGATGATAATTGCGACAAAATTAAAAAATTATTTTTGCACACTTTTAGTATTTTCTGTTGGACTACCAATTATTAATCAGGCTTTAATAAACATGGGGATAGCCGTAGGAATTTTTCCTATTACTGGGCAAACTTTACCATTAATTAGTGCAGGAGGTACTTCTATTTTAATGAGTTTTTTAAGTTTTGGAATTATACTAAATGTTAGTAGAAAAATATATGAGTAA
- the murG gene encoding undecaprenyldiphospho-muramoylpentapeptide beta-N-acetylglucosaminyltransferase, with protein MNKIYPKIIIGSGGTGGHIYPGIAIAKAIKRKIPESNILFIGSKYHMEMNEIPKFGFSIKEIYLSGGRNKLSSISSGFVLLIQLIRSFFLLNKIIKKFSPNLVIGTGGFVSFPTLLAAINNKIPILIQEQNSYPGLTNRIFSRYANKICIAYEQAKKFFPKKKTILTGNPVRSEIINNPSKELACNYLGLNKEKPVILSLGGSKGSDNINNVWIRGGLKKLINLDIQLIWQIGNFNPRKIKRSEFYHPNFIFMNFIENISICYAAADVIISRAGALTISEICIIRKPTILVPLNNSSDNHQNNNAKILEEKKAILIVKEEDIQDKLLDSIIQLINDINLKNKMVKNMLHLSMPNATNDIIHEILQIISFYEFK; from the coding sequence ATGAATAAAATATATCCCAAAATAATTATAGGAAGTGGAGGAACAGGTGGTCATATATATCCAGGAATTGCTATTGCTAAAGCAATTAAAAGAAAAATTCCAGAATCTAATATATTATTTATTGGATCAAAATATCATATGGAGATGAATGAAATTCCTAAATTTGGTTTTTCTATTAAAGAAATTTATTTATCTGGAGGAAGAAATAAATTATCTTCTATATCATCAGGATTTGTTCTTTTAATACAGTTGATACGGAGTTTTTTTTTGTTAAATAAAATTATCAAAAAATTTTCTCCTAATTTGGTAATAGGGACAGGTGGTTTTGTTAGTTTTCCGACTTTATTAGCTGCAATAAATAATAAAATTCCTATCTTGATTCAAGAACAAAATTCTTATCCTGGATTAACAAATAGAATATTTTCACGTTATGCAAATAAAATTTGTATTGCTTATGAACAAGCAAAAAAATTTTTTCCGAAAAAAAAAACTATTCTAACTGGAAATCCAGTTCGTTCTGAAATTATTAACAATCCTAGCAAGGAATTAGCCTGCAATTATCTTGGATTAAATAAGGAAAAACCTGTTATTTTATCTTTAGGTGGAAGTAAAGGTTCTGATAACATAAATAATGTGTGGATTAGAGGAGGATTAAAAAAACTAATTAATTTAGATATTCAACTTATTTGGCAAATTGGAAATTTTAATCCTCGTAAGATAAAAAGAAGTGAATTCTATCATCCAAATTTTATATTTATGAATTTTATTGAAAATATTTCTATTTGTTATGCAGCTGCAGATGTTATTATTTCTAGAGCTGGAGCTTTAACTATATCTGAAATTTGTATAATTAGAAAACCTACTATATTAGTTCCATTGAATAATTCTTCGGATAATCATCAAAATAATAATGCTAAGATATTAGAAGAAAAAAAAGCTATTTTAATTGTTAAAGAAGAGGATATACAAGATAAATTATTAGATTCAATAATTCAATTAATAAATGATATTAATTTAAAAAATAAAATGGTAAAAAATATGTTGCATTTAAGTATGCCTAATGCTACAAATGATATTATTCATGAAATTTTACAAATTATATCATTTTATGAATTTAAATAA
- the murC gene encoding UDP-N-acetylmuramate--L-alanine ligase — translation MNLNKINFFYFLGIGGIGMSSLARYFNYMGKIVHGHEKNETILTKKLEHEGIIVNYCDNVEMIPNWISSEQCLIIYTPAIPISNKQWIYLNNHGKNIKKRSQVLALITQNNICIAIGGTHGKTTTCSLLGHILYSSGMKITAFIGGISKNYQSNFFSNGKKIFLVEADEFDHSFLYLSPNITCITSIDQDHVEIYPNKEFLKNSYINFLEKTKKPYKKIFLCKEDTLSSKDAIYYSTTEKDNYYSDNLSIKNHKWYFDFHTPKENWKSLVLPIPGEHNLKNVTAALAISDYLKINQDKVRKALLLFKGIERRYSIHYKSDKKVYIDDYAHHPTEINALIKTIKKCFPKKRILGIFQPHLFSRTKFFEFFFIKSLEKLDFLILLEIYPARESPKDYNNISSKILLDKIKMISEKNKIISSLSNVVEVIDKNELNFDIILTIGAGDIDTLINPIKNLLYKKYG, via the coding sequence ATGAATTTAAATAAAATAAATTTTTTTTATTTTCTAGGAATAGGAGGAATAGGAATGAGTTCTTTAGCTAGATACTTTAATTACATGGGAAAAATAGTTCATGGTCATGAAAAAAATGAAACTATTCTTACAAAAAAATTAGAACATGAAGGAATAATTGTAAATTATTGCGATAATGTAGAAATGATTCCAAATTGGATTAGTTCTGAACAATGTTTAATTATTTATACTCCAGCTATTCCAATTAGTAATAAACAATGGATTTATTTAAATAACCATGGAAAAAATATAAAAAAGAGATCCCAAGTATTGGCATTAATTACCCAAAATAATATTTGTATTGCTATAGGTGGAACTCATGGAAAAACTACTACTTGTAGTTTATTAGGTCATATTTTATATAGTTCTGGAATGAAAATTACAGCTTTTATTGGAGGGATATCAAAAAATTATCAATCAAATTTTTTTTCCAATGGTAAAAAAATTTTCTTAGTAGAAGCTGATGAATTTGATCATTCTTTTTTATATTTATCTCCTAATATAACTTGTATTACTTCTATAGATCAAGATCATGTAGAAATTTATCCTAATAAAGAATTTTTAAAAAATTCTTATATAAATTTTTTAGAAAAAACTAAAAAACCATATAAAAAAATATTTTTATGTAAAGAAGATACATTATCATCAAAAGATGCTATTTATTATTCAACAACAGAAAAAGATAATTATTATTCAGATAATCTTTCAATAAAAAATCATAAATGGTACTTTGATTTCCATACTCCTAAAGAAAATTGGAAATCTTTAGTATTACCTATTCCAGGAGAACATAATTTAAAAAATGTAACAGCTGCATTAGCTATCTCCGATTATTTAAAAATAAATCAAGATAAAGTTAGAAAAGCACTTTTATTATTTAAAGGAATTGAAAGAAGATATTCTATTCATTACAAATCTGATAAAAAAGTATATATAGATGATTATGCTCATCATCCAACTGAGATTAATGCATTAATTAAAACCATTAAAAAATGTTTTCCTAAAAAAAGAATATTGGGGATATTTCAACCACATTTATTTAGTAGAACTAAATTTTTTGAATTTTTTTTTATAAAAAGTTTAGAAAAATTAGATTTTCTAATTTTATTAGAAATTTATCCAGCTAGAGAATCCCCCAAAGATTATAATAATATTAGCTCAAAAATTTTATTAGATAAAATAAAAATGATTTCTGAAAAAAATAAAATAATTTCTTCATTATCAAATGTTGTGGAAGTCATTGATAAAAACGAATTAAACTTTGATATTATTCTTACAATAGGAGCGGGAGATATAGATACTTTAATTAATCCAATAAAAAATTTGCTATATAAGAAATATGGATAA
- the ftsA gene encoding cell division protein FtsA, with product MEYQDIAIGLDVGTTKIVAMVGRRNEYNKIEILGIGKSKSIGVHRGVVNNITQTIDAIRESVSEAEHSSGLKIKEVIVGIAGQHIRSLQHNDYITRSDFENVINQKDIQKLIDQVHKLVMLPGEEIIHVLPQEYKVDSQSEIGEPIGMYGSRLEANFHVVVGQISSIRNIGRCVKAAGLNLAGITLEPIASAEAVLNKEEREAGVALVDIGGGTTDVAIFKDNIIRHTAVIPFGGNVITEKIKTECLIIERQAELLKIKFGSAWPGENKDTEIVCIPGLRGREPKEISLKSLSQIIHAKVCEILEHVNIEINNYGNEEHKKRLIAGLVMTGGGSQLKHIRPLTEYITDMDVRIGYSNEHIAGGENGFISNPEYATSIGLVIKGLDDKKKYLCTPDIVYNNIEKNNELFSTKFYNKNKINHFPYEKKSSHSNSLDDSSIRDNKKKSKSFLEIWAEKFRQILNDTE from the coding sequence ATGGAATATCAAGATATAGCTATTGGTCTAGATGTGGGGACCACAAAGATTGTAGCTATGGTGGGAAGGAGAAATGAATATAATAAGATTGAAATTCTTGGAATAGGAAAATCTAAAAGTATAGGTGTGCATAGAGGTGTAGTAAATAATATAACTCAAACAATTGATGCTATTCGAGAATCTGTTTCTGAAGCTGAACATAGTTCAGGATTAAAAATAAAAGAAGTTATTGTTGGAATAGCGGGTCAACATATTAGAAGTTTACAACACAATGATTATATTACTCGTTCAGATTTTGAAAATGTTATCAATCAAAAAGATATACAGAAATTGATCGATCAAGTTCATAAATTAGTTATGCTACCTGGAGAAGAAATTATTCATGTTCTGCCTCAAGAATATAAAGTGGATAGTCAATCAGAAATAGGAGAACCTATCGGAATGTATGGTAGTCGTTTAGAAGCAAATTTTCATGTAGTTGTTGGACAAATATCATCTATTAGAAATATTGGACGATGTGTTAAAGCTGCAGGATTAAATTTAGCTGGAATCACTTTAGAACCTATAGCGTCTGCAGAAGCAGTATTAAATAAGGAAGAAAGAGAAGCTGGAGTAGCTTTAGTAGATATAGGGGGAGGTACGACTGATGTCGCTATATTTAAAGATAATATAATCCGTCATACTGCTGTAATTCCTTTTGGAGGAAATGTGATTACTGAAAAAATAAAAACAGAATGTTTAATCATTGAGAGACAAGCAGAATTATTGAAAATAAAATTTGGATCTGCATGGCCTGGAGAAAATAAAGATACAGAAATTGTTTGTATTCCTGGATTAAGAGGTAGAGAACCTAAAGAAATATCTTTAAAAAGTCTTTCTCAAATTATTCATGCAAAAGTTTGTGAAATTTTAGAACATGTTAATATAGAAATTAATAATTATGGAAATGAAGAACATAAAAAAAGATTAATAGCAGGATTAGTTATGACTGGAGGAGGTTCTCAATTAAAACATATACGACCTTTAACAGAATATATTACAGATATGGATGTCAGAATAGGATATTCTAATGAACATATAGCAGGAGGTGAAAATGGTTTTATAAGTAATCCAGAATATGCGACATCTATTGGATTAGTGATTAAAGGACTTGACGATAAGAAAAAATATTTATGTACACCAGATATAGTATATAATAATATAGAAAAAAATAATGAATTATTCTCTACTAAATTTTATAATAAAAATAAAATTAATCATTTTCCATATGAAAAAAAATCATCTCATTCAAATTCATTAGATGATTCTTCAATAAGAGATAACAAAAAAAAATCTAAATCTTTTTTAGAAATTTGGGCAGAGAAATTTCGTCAAATATTAAATGATACAGAATAA
- the ftsZ gene encoding cell division protein FtsZ gives MRKEDLQHNNNKIHFGFTNKRSAAIKVIGVGGGGSNALSYMFEQGINGVDFIACNTDAQALNNNPVPIKIQLGASITEGLGAGADPEVGEKAALESLEEIKSVLDSNTKMTFITAGMGGGTGTGAAPVIAGISKEKGILTVGIVTIPFHFEGKMRLKQAQKGIESLRKNVDSLIVINNDKLRELYGNLGFKAGFAKADEVLTTAAKGIAEVITHHYKQNIDLRDTRTVLKESGTAVMGSSVSVGENRAKEAVIQALDSPLLNDNKITGAKNVLLLIVSGRIEITIDEIGVISDYIQSEAGNNANIIMGIGEDEKLEESISVTIVATGFPTEIQRIINQEEKKIFHRLEEPYEKKIPDRDGMTNFPNRQKDSLFSITKYNTDKLKNKTTTSKDFSLRKNIFDNSIKSKSSSSKEKKRYYLEDDFDFPISSSTNSNNKKKNKNFPVGGGHETEK, from the coding sequence ATGAGAAAAGAAGATTTACAACATAATAATAATAAAATCCATTTTGGATTTACTAATAAGCGTTCAGCTGCAATTAAAGTAATTGGCGTAGGTGGTGGAGGAAGTAATGCTTTAAGTTATATGTTTGAACAAGGAATTAATGGTGTAGATTTTATAGCGTGTAATACTGATGCACAAGCATTAAACAATAATCCAGTTCCTATAAAGATTCAATTAGGAGCTTCTATAACAGAAGGTTTAGGTGCAGGAGCAGATCCAGAGGTAGGTGAAAAGGCTGCATTAGAAAGTTTAGAAGAAATAAAAAGTGTTTTAGATTCTAATACTAAAATGACCTTTATTACTGCTGGTATGGGAGGTGGAACAGGTACAGGTGCTGCTCCAGTTATTGCGGGAATTTCTAAAGAAAAAGGTATTTTAACAGTTGGAATAGTAACTATTCCATTTCATTTTGAAGGGAAGATGAGACTTAAACAGGCTCAAAAAGGAATAGAATCATTAAGAAAAAATGTAGATTCTTTAATTGTTATTAATAATGATAAATTAAGAGAATTATATGGAAATCTTGGATTTAAAGCAGGATTTGCAAAAGCAGATGAAGTTTTAACTACTGCAGCTAAGGGAATAGCAGAAGTTATTACTCATCATTATAAACAAAATATAGATCTGAGAGATACAAGAACAGTATTAAAAGAAAGTGGAACTGCGGTAATGGGATCATCTGTATCTGTTGGCGAAAATAGAGCTAAAGAAGCTGTAATTCAAGCTTTGGATTCTCCATTATTAAATGATAACAAAATTACTGGAGCTAAAAATGTTCTTCTTCTGATTGTTTCTGGTAGAATTGAAATTACTATAGATGAAATAGGAGTTATCAGTGATTATATCCAATCAGAAGCAGGAAATAATGCAAATATTATTATGGGAATAGGAGAAGATGAAAAATTAGAAGAAAGTATTTCAGTTACTATAGTAGCTACTGGCTTTCCTACTGAAATACAAAGAATTATTAATCAAGAAGAAAAAAAAATTTTTCATAGATTAGAAGAACCTTATGAAAAAAAAATACCTGATAGAGATGGAATGACAAACTTTCCTAATCGACAAAAAGATTCATTGTTTTCTATAACAAAATATAATACAGATAAATTAAAAAATAAAACTACAACTAGTAAAGATTTTTCTTTAAGAAAAAATATATTTGATAATTCTATTAAATCAAAATCATCTTCTTCTAAGGAAAAAAAAAGATATTATTTAGAAGATGATTTTGATTTTCCTATATCTTCTTCTACTAATTCTAATAATAAAAAAAAAAATAAAAATTTTCCAGTAGGGGGGGGGCATGAAACTGAAAAATAA
- the hisS gene encoding histidine--tRNA ligase encodes MKYFLPKGTRDFSTNELIKRNFIIKIIQKNFKLFGFYPLETSSFEKKSTLDGKYGEEGESLIFKLLHSGDTLKKGLSNFLNKINNDKIKNLSLLTNFFSNKALRYDLTVPLVRYIVMNKNKIIFPFRRYQMQPVWRAENPQKGRFREFFQCDADIISSFISLWDEIELIKLCDFIFNELNLPVIIYINHIEILKGLVKIYGIKESLWKDFIISLDKWKKIGKNLVKKEMLQKGISITSFERISDLLEKEKNFLEIKNFLTSKFKSIKNKIGEKSIKDLSIVYETIKNISLKKIKIEWSLSLARGINYYTGIIWEIVPINNKNTKYSYSIGGGGRYSRLTKLFGMENISGLGLSFGLDRIYLTMEKENLFKNSIFFPSKILFINFGYEESLYTYKLMNILREKGISNQLYPNNIKIHKQFKYANDNKIPFAIIIGKNEIINNKIKIKNLKTRIEKEYNDINDLIKYINMY; translated from the coding sequence ATGAAATATTTTCTACCAAAAGGTACTAGAGATTTTAGTACAAATGAATTAATAAAAAGAAATTTTATAATTAAAATTATTCAGAAAAATTTTAAACTTTTTGGATTCTATCCTCTAGAAACTAGTTCTTTTGAAAAAAAATCTACTCTTGATGGAAAATATGGAGAAGAAGGTGAATCCTTGATATTTAAATTACTACATTCAGGAGATACTTTAAAAAAAGGATTATCAAATTTTTTGAATAAAATTAATAATGATAAAATAAAAAATTTATCATTATTAACCAATTTTTTTTCTAATAAAGCATTAAGATATGATTTAACTGTTCCTTTAGTAAGGTATATAGTTATGAATAAAAATAAAATAATTTTTCCTTTTAGGAGATATCAAATGCAACCAGTATGGAGAGCTGAAAATCCTCAAAAAGGAAGATTTAGAGAATTTTTTCAATGTGATGCAGATATTATATCATCATTTATTTCTTTATGGGATGAAATAGAACTTATTAAGCTTTGTGATTTTATATTTAATGAATTAAATCTTCCGGTTATAATTTATATTAATCATATAGAAATTTTGAAAGGATTAGTTAAAATATATGGAATAAAAGAAAGTTTATGGAAAGATTTTATTATATCATTAGATAAATGGAAAAAAATTGGAAAAAATTTAGTTAAGAAAGAAATGTTACAGAAAGGAATTTCTATAACATCTTTTGAAAGAATATCAGATCTTTTAGAAAAAGAAAAAAATTTTTTGGAAATAAAAAATTTTTTAACATCGAAATTTAAATCTATTAAAAATAAAATAGGAGAAAAAAGTATTAAAGATTTAAGTATAGTATATGAAACTATAAAAAATATTTCTTTAAAAAAAATCAAAATAGAATGGAGTCTTTCTTTAGCCAGAGGAATAAATTATTATACAGGAATTATATGGGAAATAGTACCAATTAATAATAAAAATACAAAATATTCATATTCAATTGGAGGAGGAGGAAGATACAGTAGATTAACCAAATTATTTGGAATGGAAAATATTTCAGGTTTAGGATTATCATTTGGATTGGATAGAATTTATTTAACTATGGAAAAAGAAAATTTATTTAAAAATTCTATTTTTTTTCCTTCAAAAATTTTATTCATTAATTTTGGTTATGAAGAATCTTTATATACATATAAATTGATGAATATTTTAAGAGAAAAAGGAATATCCAATCAATTATATCCTAATAACATAAAAATTCATAAACAATTTAAATATGCTAATGATAATAAAATTCCATTTGCCATTATAATAGGAAAAAATGAAATAATCAATAATAAAATTAAGATAAAAAATCTAAAAACTAGAATAGAAAAAGAATATAATGATATCAATGATTTAATTAAATATATCAATATGTATTAG
- a CDS encoding 4'-phosphopantetheinyl transferase family protein gives MKNLEFNKIHTKIIVLKWKKLLDNFFFEKIELTNKEKKFFFSLSSKKKKKEFLGVRYALKYLGIKVNVFYDKKKKIFLYKKKKNIISLSHSYDKMAIAISYHHIGIDIEKFRYDNKILKIKNKFIRNDENIFIQKKLNNEIDYLYIIWGIKESLYKLTGGIFYNFLKNYKVSPFCIQKNFPISCWILKNSCSIKFSAFYRKIGDYYLVYSIDI, from the coding sequence ATGAAGAATTTAGAATTTAATAAAATACATACAAAAATTATAGTTTTAAAATGGAAAAAATTATTAGATAATTTTTTTTTTGAAAAAATAGAGTTAACAAATAAAGAAAAAAAATTCTTTTTTTCTTTATCTTCCAAAAAGAAAAAAAAAGAATTTTTAGGGGTACGTTACGCTCTAAAATATTTGGGCATAAAAGTGAATGTTTTTTATGATAAAAAAAAAAAAATTTTCTTATATAAGAAAAAAAAAAATATAATTTCATTAAGTCATTCCTATGATAAAATGGCCATAGCTATTAGTTATCATCATATAGGAATAGATATAGAAAAATTTAGATATGATAATAAAATTTTAAAAATAAAAAATAAATTCATTAGAAATGACGAAAATATTTTTATTCAAAAAAAATTAAATAATGAAATAGATTATTTATACATTATATGGGGTATAAAAGAAAGTTTGTACAAATTAACAGGAGGAATTTTTTATAATTTTTTAAAAAATTATAAAGTTTCTCCTTTTTGTATTCAAAAAAATTTTCCTATATCATGTTGGATATTAAAAAATTCTTGTAGTATAAAATTTTCTGCATTTTATAGAAAAATAGGCGATTATTATTTAGTTTATAGTATAGATATATAA